The proteins below come from a single Parazoarcus communis genomic window:
- the pepP gene encoding Xaa-Pro aminopeptidase, which produces MNALTDPLHLDTLPFRARRERLLARMDAAGGGIAILPTAPERTRNRDAHYPYRHDSYFYYLSGFREPEAVLVLIAGDAPKQILFCREKNEEREIWDGYRHGPEAASALFGFDEAWTIGELEKRLPDLLANQAVLWCGLGYDNEWDARIMTALNAVRANARTGVTPPHSVRDLRADLDEMRLIKDASELNTMRRAASISAAAHCRAMQQTQPGRFEYEIEAELLHAFRSNGSQAPAYTSIVASGANACVLHYVENERRMRDGELLLIDAGCELDGYASDITRTFPVNGRFSGPQRDVYELVLASQHAAKAAIRPGAHWNEAHEAAVEVLARGMVDLGLLRGSFDEVMEKGDYRRFYMHRTGHWLGMDVHDAGEYKLAGEWRPLEPGMVLTVEPGCYIRPSADVPEAFWNIGIRIEDDAVVTADGCEYITDGVPREIDQIEALMRDQADAAA; this is translated from the coding sequence ATGAACGCACTGACAGACCCCCTGCACCTGGACACCCTTCCCTTCCGCGCCCGTCGCGAGCGTCTGCTGGCGCGAATGGATGCAGCCGGCGGCGGCATCGCCATCCTGCCCACCGCACCGGAACGCACGCGCAACCGCGATGCGCACTACCCCTATCGCCACGACAGCTACTTCTACTACCTGAGCGGCTTCCGTGAGCCGGAAGCGGTACTGGTACTGATTGCGGGCGATGCGCCGAAGCAGATTCTTTTCTGCCGCGAGAAGAACGAAGAGCGCGAAATCTGGGATGGTTACCGCCACGGGCCGGAAGCGGCCAGTGCCCTGTTCGGCTTCGACGAAGCATGGACCATCGGCGAACTCGAAAAGCGCTTGCCCGACCTGCTCGCAAACCAGGCCGTGCTGTGGTGCGGACTGGGCTACGACAACGAGTGGGACGCGCGGATCATGACCGCACTCAACGCAGTGCGCGCCAACGCCCGTACCGGCGTCACGCCACCGCACTCGGTGCGCGACCTGCGCGCCGACCTCGACGAGATGCGCCTGATCAAGGACGCCAGCGAACTGAACACGATGCGCCGCGCCGCGAGCATTTCGGCTGCAGCCCACTGCCGCGCGATGCAGCAGACGCAACCGGGCCGCTTCGAATACGAGATCGAGGCAGAACTGCTGCATGCGTTCCGCTCGAACGGCAGCCAGGCGCCTGCCTACACCTCGATCGTCGCCAGCGGCGCGAACGCCTGTGTGCTGCATTACGTCGAGAACGAGCGCCGAATGCGCGATGGCGAACTGCTGCTGATCGATGCCGGCTGCGAACTCGACGGCTACGCCTCCGACATCACCCGCACTTTCCCGGTCAACGGTCGTTTCAGTGGCCCGCAACGGGATGTCTACGAACTGGTGCTGGCATCCCAGCATGCAGCAAAGGCAGCCATCCGACCCGGCGCACACTGGAACGAGGCCCACGAAGCCGCTGTCGAGGTACTCGCCCGCGGCATGGTTGACCTCGGCCTGCTCCGCGGCAGCTTCGACGAAGTCATGGAAAAGGGCGATTACCGCCGCTTCTACATGCATCGCACCGGGCACTGGCTGGGCATGGACGTGCACGACGCCGGCGAATACAAGCTCGCAGGCGAGTGGCGCCCACTTGAGCCTGGCATGGTGCTGACGGTCGAGCCCGGCTGCTACATCCGCCCGTCGGCCGACGTGCCCGAGGCATTCTGGAACATCGGCATCCGCATCGAGGACGACGCGGTCGTCACCGCAGATGGCTGCGAGTACATCACCGATGGCGTGCCGCGCGAAATCGATCAGATCGAAGCCCTGATGCGGGACCAGGCCGATGCAGCGGCATGA
- the pdxA gene encoding 4-hydroxythreonine-4-phosphate dehydrogenase PdxA, giving the protein MSIVTGDLPVLAVTSGEPAGVGPELCASLADREWPAHLVVLGDAELIEERLARIGSAVQVRSFQPGLAPALGMIDVLHQPLASPAVAGELNAENAPYVLALLDRALQGCVSGEFAGMVTAPVHKGVICDAGVPFTGHTEYLAEKTSTPLVVMMLVGGGMRVALVTTHLPLSAVPAAITPALLEQTLRIVHRDLESRFGLEAPRILVAGLNPHAGEGGHMGREEIEVITPVLDRLRAEGMMLVGPLPADTLFVPHTLAQGDAVLAMYHDQGLPVLKHASFGGGVNVTLGLPVIRTSVDHGTALDLAASGRADPGSLFAAVELAISMAASKRKSA; this is encoded by the coding sequence GTGAGCATCGTGACCGGCGATTTGCCGGTGCTCGCGGTTACCAGTGGCGAGCCGGCAGGCGTCGGTCCCGAGCTTTGCGCCAGTCTGGCCGATCGTGAGTGGCCTGCCCACCTGGTTGTGCTGGGCGATGCCGAACTGATCGAAGAGCGCCTCGCCCGCATCGGCAGCGCAGTGCAGGTGCGCAGTTTTCAGCCCGGACTTGCCCCCGCGCTGGGCATGATCGACGTGTTGCATCAGCCGCTTGCCTCCCCCGCGGTGGCCGGTGAGTTGAATGCGGAGAACGCGCCCTACGTGCTTGCCCTGCTTGACCGTGCCTTGCAGGGCTGCGTGTCGGGCGAGTTTGCTGGCATGGTGACCGCGCCGGTGCACAAGGGCGTGATCTGCGATGCCGGTGTGCCCTTTACCGGCCATACCGAGTACCTCGCGGAAAAGACGTCTACGCCCCTGGTGGTGATGATGCTGGTCGGCGGCGGAATGCGGGTGGCCCTTGTCACGACCCACCTCCCGCTGTCGGCGGTGCCGGCTGCGATTACCCCGGCACTGCTCGAACAGACGCTGCGTATCGTGCATCGTGACCTTGAGAGCCGCTTCGGCCTCGAGGCTCCCCGGATTCTGGTGGCCGGCCTCAATCCGCACGCGGGCGAGGGCGGGCACATGGGACGTGAGGAGATTGAGGTGATCACACCCGTTCTCGATCGTCTGCGCGCGGAAGGCATGATGCTTGTCGGCCCGCTGCCGGCAGACACCCTGTTTGTGCCGCACACACTGGCACAGGGCGATGCGGTGCTGGCGATGTATCACGATCAGGGCCTGCCCGTGCTCAAGCACGCCAGCTTCGGCGGCGGCGTCAATGTCACTCTGGGCCTGCCAGTCATCCGGACCTCGGTTGATCATGGTACGGCACTGGATCTGGCCGCCAGCGGTCGCGCCGACCCCGGCAGCCTTTTTGCTGCGGTGGAGCTGGCGATTTCGATGGCGGCCTCAAAACGGAAATCCGCATGA
- a CDS encoding aminoglycoside phosphotransferase family protein, whose amino-acid sequence MPRLAQLQHWLDGQLSGRSYELSPASADASFRRYFRIRFADGSPSLIVMDAPPAQEDCHPWLAIAGLFRTAGVHVPDVLAEDLQQGFLLLSDLGSTTYLSALQAPGCDQIQAAHLYADAIGSLIAIQAASRPDVLPEYSETLLRRELMLFPEWYIGHHKKMTLDAKDEATLMSAFDQIIAANLSQPRVFVHRDYHSRNLMHIEDGTNPGVIDFQDAVYGPITYDLVSLLKDAYIRWDEDFALDILARYWETARQLGLPVREDFGDFHRDYEWMGVQRHLKVLGIFARLSHRDGKEAYLQDMPLVMEYLRKACDRYRALGPLLKVIDKLDPVPVQYGYTF is encoded by the coding sequence TTGCCCAGACTCGCCCAACTCCAGCACTGGCTCGACGGCCAGCTTTCCGGCCGCAGCTACGAGCTCAGTCCGGCCTCGGCCGATGCCAGTTTCAGGCGCTATTTTCGCATTCGTTTCGCTGACGGCAGCCCCAGCCTGATCGTGATGGATGCACCGCCGGCACAGGAAGACTGCCACCCCTGGCTGGCCATCGCCGGGTTGTTCCGTACTGCCGGCGTACACGTCCCCGACGTCCTTGCGGAAGACCTGCAGCAGGGCTTCCTACTTCTCTCGGACCTCGGCAGCACGACCTATCTGTCTGCATTGCAGGCGCCCGGGTGCGATCAGATTCAGGCGGCCCATCTGTATGCAGACGCAATCGGCTCGCTGATTGCGATCCAGGCTGCCAGCCGGCCGGACGTCCTGCCCGAATATTCCGAAACGCTGCTCAGACGCGAACTGATGCTGTTCCCGGAATGGTATATCGGCCACCACAAGAAAATGACGCTGGACGCCAAGGACGAGGCCACGCTGATGTCCGCCTTCGACCAGATCATCGCGGCCAACCTCTCACAGCCACGGGTGTTCGTTCACCGGGACTACCATTCCCGCAATTTGATGCACATCGAGGACGGCACCAACCCGGGCGTCATCGACTTCCAGGATGCGGTCTACGGGCCGATCACCTACGACCTCGTCTCCCTGCTCAAGGACGCCTACATTCGCTGGGACGAGGACTTTGCGCTGGATATTCTCGCGCGCTACTGGGAAACGGCGCGCCAGCTCGGCCTGCCGGTACGCGAGGATTTCGGCGATTTCCATCGCGATTACGAATGGATGGGTGTCCAGCGCCACCTGAAGGTGCTCGGCATCTTTGCCCGGCTGAGCCATCGCGACGGCAAGGAGGCCTATCTCCAGGACATGCCGCTGGTAATGGAATACCTGCGCAAGGCCTGCGACCGCTATCGGGCGCTGGGCCCGCTGCTCAAGGTCATCGACAAGCTCGACCCGGTTCCGGTCCAGTACGGTTACACCTTCTGA
- a CDS encoding peptidylprolyl isomerase, with translation MNRFLSRSRALVAVGLSCAALALPAHAAVKAIEVDRIVAVVNNEVITALQLRERVAQATRQLQRQGGQLPPAEVLERQLLERLIVERAQLQLARETSLRVDDGMLERAIARIAENNKLSATELRAALERDGVSWSRFRNEIRTEIVLTRLREREVDNKVVVTDAEIENFLTNNPDAFSGIEFQLAHILLRAPESASPEQIARLRERAEKVMARLRSGEDFARVAAETSDASDGISGGNIGWRERDRLPALYADAARDLKPGELSPVLRSASGLHIVKLVDKRGGAAAGPQQLEQTRARHILIKTSEVLSDTEAEARLLALRERVVNGADFGELAKANSADLSAAKGGDLGWVNPGDTVPEFERAMNALKPGDISAPVRSPFGWHLIQVTERRVQDVTEERKLNAARAILRERKAEAAYEDWLRQLRDSTYVDYRMERE, from the coding sequence ATGAACCGATTCCTGTCCCGTTCCCGTGCCCTGGTGGCCGTCGGCCTGTCTTGTGCTGCACTCGCATTGCCGGCCCATGCCGCTGTCAAGGCGATCGAAGTCGATCGTATCGTCGCCGTTGTCAACAATGAGGTGATTACCGCCCTGCAACTGCGTGAGCGTGTTGCGCAGGCGACGCGCCAGCTTCAGCGTCAGGGCGGTCAGTTGCCGCCTGCTGAGGTGCTCGAGCGCCAGTTGCTGGAGCGGCTCATCGTCGAGCGTGCGCAGTTGCAACTTGCGCGTGAAACCTCGCTGCGTGTCGACGACGGCATGCTTGAGCGCGCTATTGCCCGGATTGCCGAGAACAACAAGCTCTCTGCGACCGAACTGCGTGCTGCGCTTGAACGCGATGGCGTGAGCTGGAGCCGGTTTCGCAACGAGATCCGTACCGAGATCGTGCTGACTCGCTTGCGCGAGCGCGAGGTCGACAACAAGGTTGTCGTAACCGATGCGGAAATCGAGAATTTCCTGACCAACAATCCGGATGCCTTCTCCGGCATCGAATTCCAGCTCGCGCACATCCTGTTGCGCGCGCCCGAAAGTGCCAGCCCGGAGCAGATCGCCCGGCTGCGCGAGCGTGCGGAGAAGGTGATGGCGCGGCTACGTTCGGGCGAGGATTTTGCCCGCGTGGCGGCTGAAACCTCGGACGCGTCCGACGGCATCAGCGGTGGCAACATTGGCTGGCGCGAACGCGACCGCTTGCCGGCACTCTATGCGGATGCCGCTCGCGACCTGAAGCCGGGCGAGCTGTCGCCGGTGCTGCGCAGTGCCTCCGGCCTGCATATCGTCAAGCTGGTGGACAAGCGCGGCGGCGCGGCGGCTGGCCCGCAGCAACTTGAACAGACCCGTGCCCGTCATATCCTGATCAAGACTTCCGAGGTGCTTTCCGATACCGAAGCCGAGGCCCGTCTGCTCGCACTTCGTGAGCGCGTGGTCAATGGCGCGGATTTCGGTGAGCTTGCCAAGGCCAACTCTGCCGACCTGTCGGCGGCCAAGGGTGGAGATCTGGGCTGGGTGAATCCGGGCGACACCGTGCCCGAGTTCGAGCGTGCGATGAATGCCCTCAAACCCGGCGACATCAGCGCCCCGGTGCGCTCGCCCTTCGGCTGGCACCTGATCCAGGTAACGGAGCGCCGCGTGCAGGACGTGACCGAAGAGCGCAAGCTGAACGCAGCGCGTGCCATTCTGCGTGAGCGCAAGGCCGAGGCCGCGTACGAGGACTGGTTGCGTCAGCTGCGTGACAGCACGTACGTCGATTACCGCATGGAACGCGAGTGA
- a CDS encoding helix-turn-helix domain-containing protein: MSRSNEIADSVFRTLDQYFRDLDGERPAAIYDMVIRNVERPMLEFVLQQAKGNQTVAADMLGINRNTLRRKLTDYDLL, translated from the coding sequence ATGAGCCGCAGCAACGAGATTGCCGATTCCGTATTCCGGACACTCGATCAGTACTTCCGCGACCTCGACGGCGAACGTCCGGCTGCGATCTACGACATGGTGATCCGCAACGTCGAGCGCCCGATGCTCGAATTTGTGCTGCAGCAGGCCAAGGGCAACCAGACCGTGGCTGCCGACATGCTCGGCATCAACCGCAATACCCTGCGTCGCAAGCTGACCGACTACGACCTGCTCTGA
- the murU gene encoding N-acetylmuramate alpha-1-phosphate uridylyltransferase MurU, translated as MILAAGRGERMRPLTDDCPKPLLMAGGKPLIVWHIERLRDAGIRELVINHAHLGHQLEAALGDGSALGVSIAWSPETSALETAGGIRKALPLLGDSAFIAVNGDVYCDVDFTALQTAAKCLGASADLAHLVLVANPEHNVDGDFALEAGRVLAQGAPRLTFSGVGAYHPQLFGELAADVPAKLAPLLRLAMEAGRVSGIVHTGRWIDVGTPQRLEALDALLTRAARPTERPS; from the coding sequence ATGATCCTCGCTGCCGGCCGCGGCGAGCGCATGCGACCGCTCACCGACGACTGCCCGAAGCCGCTGCTGATGGCAGGCGGAAAGCCGCTGATCGTGTGGCATATCGAGCGCCTGCGCGACGCTGGTATCCGCGAGCTGGTCATCAACCATGCGCACCTCGGACATCAGCTCGAAGCCGCACTTGGCGATGGCAGCGCCTTGGGCGTTTCCATCGCCTGGTCCCCGGAGACCAGCGCACTCGAAACCGCCGGCGGCATCCGCAAGGCGCTTCCACTGCTCGGCGACAGCGCCTTCATCGCGGTCAATGGCGATGTGTACTGTGACGTCGATTTCACTGCCTTGCAGACGGCCGCCAAGTGCCTGGGCGCCAGCGCCGACCTTGCCCACCTCGTTCTGGTCGCCAACCCCGAGCACAACGTCGATGGCGATTTCGCGCTTGAGGCCGGACGGGTGCTTGCACAAGGGGCGCCACGGCTCACCTTCTCGGGCGTCGGCGCCTATCATCCGCAGCTCTTCGGCGAACTCGCCGCAGATGTCCCTGCCAAGCTCGCCCCGCTGCTACGCTTGGCGATGGAGGCAGGCCGGGTCAGCGGCATTGTGCATACCGGCCGGTGGATCGATGTCGGCACACCGCAGCGCCTGGAGGCGCTCGACGCCCTGCTTACCCGCGCAGCCAGGCCGACCGAAAGACCATCCTGA
- a CDS encoding FAD-dependent monooxygenase: MQRHDLLIVGAGPVGLALALFLKDAGLDIILADTRARNAATEDPRILALAHGTRLTLEQLGVWQGLPATPIKTIHISQQGSFGRAMLHAADYDIPALGHVMPAGALAGALRRKVDEAGIRVLDETKVSHLAPGADDVIASLKGRHAGTLSVQLAACAEGGMNAGDDEMVEHDYHQHALISQVAVSGGHRNTAFERFTSAGPAALLPCAQGFAVVHVVAADAADSLLELDDHTYLSRLQAIFGHRVSLTAVTDRLRYPLVLRYRKTPVGQRTVWLGNAAQTMHPVAGQGFNLALRDVRAFADLLVERGGDPGNAALLGAYGSTRGLDRLGTIRFTDSLVRLFSNDIAPLRHARGAGLFALDLCPPLRHFVAKRMMFGARAWP, from the coding sequence ATGCAGCGGCATGACCTCCTGATCGTCGGCGCCGGCCCGGTCGGGCTGGCGCTGGCGCTGTTTCTCAAAGACGCCGGACTGGACATCATCCTGGCCGACACCCGGGCCAGAAACGCAGCCACCGAGGACCCCCGCATCCTCGCGCTGGCGCATGGAACCCGCCTCACGCTCGAACAGCTTGGCGTGTGGCAAGGCCTGCCGGCCACCCCGATCAAGACCATCCACATCTCGCAGCAGGGCAGCTTCGGTCGAGCCATGCTGCACGCAGCGGATTACGATATTCCCGCGCTGGGGCACGTCATGCCGGCCGGGGCGCTGGCTGGCGCGCTGCGACGCAAGGTGGACGAAGCCGGCATTCGGGTTCTCGACGAAACCAAAGTCAGCCATCTCGCGCCTGGCGCGGACGACGTCATCGCCAGCCTCAAAGGGCGGCACGCCGGCACGCTGTCCGTGCAACTGGCAGCCTGCGCCGAAGGCGGCATGAACGCTGGCGACGATGAAATGGTCGAGCACGACTACCACCAGCATGCACTGATTTCCCAGGTCGCCGTCTCGGGCGGCCACCGCAACACCGCCTTTGAGCGCTTCACCAGCGCAGGACCGGCAGCATTGCTGCCCTGCGCACAGGGCTTCGCAGTCGTCCATGTCGTCGCCGCCGACGCTGCCGACAGCCTGCTCGAACTCGACGACCACACCTACCTTTCCCGCCTTCAGGCCATCTTCGGCCATCGCGTAAGCCTGACCGCCGTCACTGATCGTCTGCGCTACCCGCTCGTGCTGCGCTACCGCAAAACTCCGGTCGGACAGCGCACGGTGTGGCTCGGCAACGCGGCACAGACCATGCACCCGGTGGCAGGCCAGGGCTTCAACCTTGCCCTGCGCGACGTGCGCGCATTTGCCGACCTGTTGGTCGAACGTGGCGGCGATCCCGGTAACGCGGCGCTACTGGGCGCCTATGGCAGCACCCGTGGCCTCGACCGTCTCGGCACGATCCGCTTCACAGACAGTCTGGTGCGACTGTTCAGCAACGACATCGCCCCCTTGCGCCACGCCCGTGGCGCGGGCCTGTTCGCACTCGATCTGTGCCCGCCTCTGCGCCATTTCGTTGCCAAGCGCATGATGTTTGGCGCGCGCGCCTGGCCGTAA
- a CDS encoding LPS-assembly protein LptD gives MRLIPLLLCWMSGSAMAADMPALVVSPDLIRNPVTARGTKTDAATTSKPAAAANTGVEVREVKPQAVQRVEPAMPATREPVKAAGATAPVAPAAKAKPAALTPTRPEPVVQSTKAASGATEVSAVRISGTRAVELVADGDAELQRGELLLTADKLIYREPTDEAVAEGNVRLRQGRDEMSGPSASIVLGERTGSFDAPRYSIVRTREPLEQGDPPREVNGGGRASVLYFEGENQYRAENATWSTCSVDDPDWYIKAGDMSLDYDRDLGVARDSTVVFQGVPLFWMPWAEFPLAGQRQSGVLPPTIGYSNTTGFDLAVPYYWNIAPNYDATITPRWMSQRGLQLGGEVRYMGETYRGDVSAEWLSRDNKTGEERTLGSLQHQQWITPTLYGSLDLNGVSDDDYFEDLSSNISIASKVNLLREGRLIYTGSEWWSASALVQSYQTLNPDPDETVTTPYRRLPQLQLNASRPDLPGGLNLAWNSEFVNFSHPDEDNPDATRFVAYPQLSLPIERSGYYITPKIGVHYTSYNIDRDPTATLRDSITRSIPIFSIDSGMTFEREANFFGRDVIQTLEPRLYYLKTAYRYQDDIPLFDTSSYDFGFAQIFSENLYSGSDRIANANQLTAAVTSRLINPETGEEWMKFLLGQRYYFEDQRVTSNYYDESGTLVENETARTSKRADVLAGFSGRIATDATLESLWQYNPRDDRTERFNTTLRYQPGFAKTLNLSYRYTKDTLRDLDISGQWPLGGRWYGVTRLTHSLKEDRLTEAIGGIEYDGGCWVVRVAMHRFATDANDVTKSVFIQLELNDLASIGTSPVNLIKRSVPGYGKINESGGNRVFGVE, from the coding sequence ATGCGACTGATTCCGCTACTGTTGTGCTGGATGTCCGGCTCTGCCATGGCTGCCGACATGCCGGCGCTGGTGGTGTCGCCGGACCTGATTCGTAACCCGGTAACCGCACGGGGCACGAAAACCGATGCTGCGACGACTTCGAAACCGGCTGCAGCGGCAAACACTGGCGTCGAAGTGCGCGAAGTGAAGCCGCAGGCCGTGCAACGGGTTGAGCCGGCGATGCCGGCAACGCGCGAACCGGTGAAGGCAGCGGGCGCAACGGCACCTGTGGCGCCTGCCGCCAAGGCGAAGCCTGCTGCGCTTACGCCGACGCGTCCGGAGCCCGTCGTGCAGAGCACCAAGGCTGCATCGGGCGCGACGGAGGTGAGCGCGGTTCGTATCAGCGGCACCCGCGCGGTCGAACTCGTTGCCGATGGCGATGCCGAGTTGCAGCGCGGCGAGCTGTTGCTGACAGCCGACAAGCTGATCTATCGCGAGCCGACCGATGAAGCCGTGGCCGAAGGCAATGTGCGCCTGCGCCAGGGCAGGGACGAGATGTCCGGTCCGTCGGCGTCTATCGTGCTGGGTGAGCGCACCGGCTCCTTCGATGCGCCGCGCTACTCGATCGTTCGAACCCGCGAGCCGCTGGAGCAGGGTGACCCGCCGCGCGAGGTTAACGGTGGCGGGCGCGCGAGCGTCCTCTACTTTGAAGGCGAGAACCAGTACCGCGCCGAAAATGCCACCTGGTCTACCTGTAGCGTCGACGATCCGGACTGGTACATCAAGGCCGGGGACATGTCGCTGGACTACGATCGCGACCTGGGCGTGGCACGTGACAGCACCGTCGTGTTTCAGGGCGTACCGCTGTTCTGGATGCCGTGGGCGGAGTTTCCCCTGGCAGGGCAGCGGCAGTCGGGTGTGCTGCCACCGACCATCGGTTACTCGAACACCACCGGTTTCGACCTTGCCGTGCCGTACTACTGGAATATCGCGCCCAACTACGATGCGACGATCACACCGCGCTGGATGAGTCAGCGTGGACTTCAGCTTGGTGGTGAAGTCCGCTACATGGGTGAAACCTACCGCGGTGATGTGAGTGCCGAATGGTTGTCGCGCGACAACAAGACTGGCGAAGAGCGCACGCTCGGCTCGCTTCAGCACCAGCAATGGATTACACCGACACTGTATGGCTCGCTCGACCTGAACGGGGTTTCCGATGACGATTACTTCGAGGACCTGAGCTCCAACATCTCGATCGCCTCCAAAGTGAACCTGCTGCGTGAAGGGCGTCTGATCTACACCGGCAGCGAGTGGTGGAGTGCGTCCGCGCTGGTCCAGAGTTATCAGACCCTGAACCCCGATCCGGATGAAACGGTCACCACGCCGTATCGCAGATTGCCGCAGTTGCAGCTCAATGCATCGCGGCCTGATCTCCCAGGGGGGCTGAATCTTGCGTGGAACAGCGAGTTCGTCAATTTTTCACACCCGGACGAGGACAACCCCGACGCTACCCGTTTCGTGGCGTATCCACAGCTGTCGCTGCCGATCGAGCGCTCGGGCTACTACATCACGCCGAAAATCGGCGTGCATTACACCAGCTACAACATAGACCGTGATCCGACGGCAACGCTGCGGGATTCAATTACCCGCTCGATTCCCATTTTCTCGATCGACTCGGGCATGACGTTCGAGCGTGAAGCCAATTTCTTTGGTCGCGATGTCATCCAGACGCTGGAGCCGAGGCTCTACTACCTGAAGACGGCCTACCGTTATCAGGACGATATTCCGCTGTTTGACACCAGTAGCTACGACTTTGGCTTTGCGCAGATCTTTTCCGAGAACCTCTACTCCGGTAGTGACCGTATTGCCAACGCCAACCAGCTGACTGCAGCGGTGACCTCGCGATTGATCAATCCCGAAACCGGTGAGGAGTGGATGAAGTTCCTGCTTGGTCAGCGCTATTACTTCGAAGATCAGCGCGTCACGAGCAACTACTACGACGAGAGCGGAACGCTGGTTGAGAACGAAACCGCGCGTACCAGTAAACGGGCCGACGTCCTTGCCGGTTTCAGTGGCAGGATTGCGACCGACGCCACCCTCGAGTCCCTGTGGCAGTACAACCCGCGTGACGACCGTACCGAGCGCTTCAACACCACGCTGCGTTACCAGCCCGGCTTTGCCAAGACCTTGAACCTGAGCTACCGCTATACGAAGGACACCTTGCGTGACCTCGATATCTCCGGCCAGTGGCCGCTTGGCGGGCGCTGGTACGGTGTGACCCGCCTGACGCATTCGCTCAAGGAAGATCGTCTGACCGAAGCGATTGGCGGCATTGAGTACGATGGCGGCTGCTGGGTCGTGCGGGTGGCGATGCACCGCTTCGCGACTGATGCCAACGATGTGACCAAGTCAGTCTTCATTCAACTCGAACTCAACGACCTTGCCAGCATCGGCACCAGTCCGGTCAACCTGATCAAACGCAGTGTGCCGGGCTATGGCAAGATCAACGAGTCCGGCGGTAACCGTGTCTTCGGCGTCGAATGA
- the dusB gene encoding tRNA dihydrouridine synthase DusB, protein MQFAGFTLRNNLFVAPMAGVTDRPFRQLCKKLGAGVAVSEMVTSNSLLYGSAKTQRRANHDGEVDPISVQIAGADPAMMAEAARHNADRGAQIIDINMGCPAKKVCNVMAGSALMQDEPLVARILEAVVNAVPNTPVTLKFRTGWNRENKNAPTIARIAQESGIRAIAIHGRTRADQYMGQAEYDTIALVKSLVNIPVIANGDITTPQKAKFVLDYTGADGVMIGRAAQGRPWIFREIEHFLRTGEELPPPLVTEILQVCREHLADLYAFYGEETGVRIARKHISWYTKGLVGSAAFRHTMNQLPDVSAQLAAVDEFFGRLAEADTRLRYEEELPQELAA, encoded by the coding sequence ATGCAGTTCGCCGGATTCACCTTACGCAACAACCTCTTTGTCGCCCCGATGGCCGGTGTGACCGACCGTCCGTTCCGCCAGTTGTGCAAGAAACTGGGGGCCGGTGTTGCCGTATCCGAGATGGTGACCTCGAACTCACTGCTGTACGGCAGCGCGAAAACCCAGCGTCGCGCCAACCACGACGGCGAGGTCGACCCGATCTCGGTGCAGATCGCAGGCGCCGACCCGGCAATGATGGCCGAGGCCGCACGCCACAACGCCGACCGCGGCGCCCAGATCATCGACATCAACATGGGCTGCCCGGCAAAGAAGGTGTGCAACGTCATGGCCGGCTCCGCGCTGATGCAGGACGAGCCCCTGGTTGCCCGCATCCTCGAAGCCGTCGTGAATGCAGTGCCGAACACCCCGGTCACGCTCAAGTTCCGCACCGGCTGGAACCGCGAGAACAAGAACGCACCGACCATCGCCCGCATTGCCCAGGAGTCGGGCATCCGCGCGATCGCCATTCATGGCCGCACCCGCGCCGACCAGTACATGGGCCAGGCGGAGTACGACACCATTGCACTGGTCAAGTCGCTGGTGAACATCCCGGTGATCGCCAACGGCGACATCACCACCCCGCAGAAAGCCAAGTTCGTGCTCGACTACACCGGCGCCGATGGCGTCATGATCGGGCGTGCCGCGCAGGGCCGGCCGTGGATCTTCCGCGAGATCGAGCATTTCCTGCGCACCGGCGAAGAACTGCCGCCCCCCCTGGTCACCGAGATTCTTCAGGTCTGCCGCGAGCACCTCGCCGACCTCTACGCCTTCTATGGCGAAGAGACCGGCGTGCGCATCGCGCGCAAGCACATCTCCTGGTACACCAAGGGTCTGGTCGGATCGGCGGCTTTCCGCCACACCATGAATCAACTGCCGGACGTGTCGGCACAGCTTGCAGCAGTAGACGAGTTTTTCGGTCGTCTCGCTGAAGCCGACACCCGTCTGCGCTACGAAGAAGAACTGCCTCAGGAACTTGCCGCATGA